From the Geotrypetes seraphini chromosome 8, aGeoSer1.1, whole genome shotgun sequence genome, the window GAAAGTAGATTTCCCGTAGTGACAGATCTGACAGCATTGTTTATCTCTATATTGAGAGCCTATGATTCTTGGCTTTTAGTGCTAGTGCACTGATTCATCTAATCCATGTCTTATTCTTTAGTTTTCAGAGGTTCTTAAGCTGGGAAACATATCCACAGACTATCCACTAGCAGAGACGGTCATGTTGCTGGGGTTTTTTCTTACTGTCTTTATTGAGCAAGCAATCCTGGTTTTTCAGAAGGACAAACCTTTTTACATTGACCTGGAGACCTTCAATGCAGGATCAGATGTTGGCAGTGACTCCGAAAATGAGAGCCCCTTCATATCATGCTCACATGGGCACAACTTGCGTGAACTGAGCCATAGCCAGCACTCCCACAGCCGTAGCCTTACTATGGCTTTTGCTGCTTCCAGTTCCCTGCGACTCTTCAGTCTTGTGTTTGCTTTATCAGCACATTCCATCTTCGAGGGCCTGGCTTTGGGGTTGCAGGAAGAAAGTGATAAAGTTGTGAGCCTCTTTATTGGTGTGGCTATTCACGAAACACTGGTAGCCGTAGCCCTAGGAATCAGAATGGCAAACACATTGCTACTACTGAAGGATGCAGCTAAATTAGCTATGCTGGTGAGCATGATGATTCCTATAGGCATAGTGATTGGCATGGGTATCGCAAGTACTCAGAACCTAGCCAGCAACGTGGTCTCAGCATTGCTCCAGGGCATTGCAGGAGGCACACTCCTTTTTGTTACTTTCTTTGAAATTCTAGTGAAAGAGCTAGAAGAGAAAAATGAGCGTCTCCTAAAAGTACTCTTCCTGGTATTGGGTTATGCTGTTCTTGCAGGTCTGGTCTTTTTCAAGTGGTAGAGATGGAAATTGTGATAGCATAAATGAAAACTGTTCTGGGAACAGGCAACATAATTTCTAATAAGAAGTCAATAGTCGTGAGTTTTAAACACTACTGAAATAGGAATATTAAATTCCAGAAAATACAGTGTTGAGCACTTAGGGGGCCAGTTTACTTTGAATTGAGCCCTTAGCGTTAAGGATAACAGTGTTTTGGATAAATGGGGGAGGGTTGTAAGATTGACGTACAGTATTGTGTGCTGCAAGGTATGTATTCTGAGCTTGGATCCCTTATTCACTAGGAACAGTGAAACTTGGGTTTGAGCTGAGATGGCATTTGTCAACTGAGCGTGCAGCTTAGAAGAAGTACTCCTCCAGCACATAGGCTGACAATTTTCTTGAGCCATTTGGGAAAGCTTAGTTGGGGGTGCATTCAAATCCAGGAAGTAAAGGAAGCTTATCTGCCAATCATAGAAAATGGTATAAGATCATTTTTGGAGGAAGGCATCTCTCTGGTTCTCAGGGCCAGTAATCATCCTACCTAGAGTTATGGGATTTGACTAAGAAGTttataaaaaggaggggggtgatGTTAAGATTTCTATGCCTAGGGATATTTCATTATAACTCTGTATGAAAATGTCACTGCTGTAGATCTTGCACACTATGTTTGTTCATAGATGGCATGAACTTTCTGATTTGCATGTTCAAGGGTTAAGACAGTCTCAGATGCACAAGCTATTCAAGCAAATCTAGAACAGGACAACAGTGAAAGAGTCTAGTGCTTGAAATGTATTTTGCCTGGAACACTGGTACTGCCTGGATTACTTGTTATTCAGAGCTCTTGTATGTAGTAGCAAACTCTGGAATACTGACATAGCCTGGCTTATAGCCTGCTTTGACCTCCAGAACTGCTAGGTCACACTTTCACTGCCCAGTCATAAAATGTTTTGGAATATGAAGTGGGaggattggggttttttttttggttttgttttttaacatgCTGTGTCTGAATTGAATTGCCTGTACATAGCTTGGGTTTTTCTACTTTACTAATAAAGTTAAACtttgttttcagaatttacattttACCAGTTTGAGAATTTTTTATGTGTGATTGTTTAACCCGTGAATTTTCATGGCTTCTGTAGCTTAATGTCTTGCTCTGATTCAGTAAGATATTTTAAAATTGTATGTCACCGTTGAAAGTTGAATTATACAAatgtaaaataaacttttataCATTTATTATTACACAGTAATACATGTTTAGTACCCACATGTGAATTCATATGCTGAATCTTTTGAAAGTATTACTATCTGCTAAATATTGAAATAAAAATTGGAGTCTATTTTTTCTAAATATAAAGTTAAAGTCGCTGACAGACACACATACAGCATCTGTGCATTTAATCAACTCCTTGAAAACCAATAATCCTGTCTCCAAATGCATTCTGCTCAAGCCAGTGCTAATGTCCCCACTACTTGctaggttttcagaatagccacaaTGTTGCTAAAGATAAATTTATATATCCTGAAGACCCAGTATTAAGTCTATTAAATCTGTTGTACATCTCGTTCTGTCATCAGGTCagttacatagggctccttttacaaagccgcgctagggccttaacgcgcggaatagcacgcactagattgccgcacgcgctagccgctaccgcctccttttgagcaggcggtagatttctggctagagCATGCTAGTCCGGTGCAtgcaataaaaccgctagcgtggctttgtaaaaggatcccttagtctgTCTATCTACTAAGAGATTTTGGAGCTAGATTTGGAAACAGCTTCACCTTATTTGTAGGTTTGTTATTATGCATCTGCCATCTCATTCAGTGAATTACACTACAGGTAGAATGTGTTTTCTAAATCAGTGAATAGTCTGTGTTTAATGCTGCTAAGTTACCTTTGCTCTTACTGAAGGAAAAAGTGGAAACTCTTTAAGTGTCCAAGACTGAGAAACTCAACCAATGAACGTGGAACACTATGTGTAGTGTATAATGTGTTttaaacagaggaaaaaggacctcaaaaaacccctaaGTCACAATCAATGATGTTATGAACAATCGGGGTtaggttttcatcactggtccgAAAACTctgtatattaatatctttctttttttatattttttaatgcaataaaattattttataatgtaTCTTAATATTTAAATATTGTGAATTCTCTAAATCACTTGAAGAGCAAATTAAAGCCGGCAAATATTGTTTTAAGGCTTTCTATAATATGAATTGAACCAGGCACTTATCTTAATTGCCCAACGGAGGCCCAACCGTTTCGCTcaacgggcttcttcaggggtaacgATAAGAGATAACCTTGTGCCGGTACTATCTTTGCTCAAAAGTTCTGCGGGGTAGCTGCGTGTTTCTTTACCAGCAACTGGATAAGAGATAACCAGTTACCAGCAACTGGTAAAGAAACACGCAGCTACCCCGCAGAACTTTTGAGCAAAGATAGTACCGGCACAAGGTTATCTCTTATcgttacccctgaagaagcccgttgAGCGAAACGGTTGGGCCTCCGTTGGGCAATTAAGATAAGTGCCTGGTTCAATTCATATTATAGAAAGCCTTAAAACAATATTTGCCGGCTTTAATTTGCTCTTCAAGTGATTTAGAGAATTCACAATATTTAAATATTAAGAtacattataaaataattttattgcattaaaaaatataaaaaaagaaagatattaatatacagAGTTTTcggaccagtgatgaaaacctaACCCCGATTGTTCATAACATCATTGATTGTGACTTAGGGGtttttttgaggtcctttttcctctgtttaaAACACATTATACACTACACATAGTGTTCCACGTTCATTGGTTGACCTTTGCTCTTACAACATTCTGATCCAGGATATACATATCGGAACAGAGCATTTGTAACTGGATAAATTGTGAATCGGAACAATCTGCAggtacaatacaatttttatttgtatactgctaATACCTCCGTGaagttcacagtggtttacataagtaattatggtgatgcaaattaaaaactagtgttacaatatttaggaattattagtaacaaATTCATGAAATAGATAGATCTTaggtcttttttgaaacatttaaaattagattgctggttaatagTAATTATTTCTTACTTCCTtgtcagcagcagcagatgaatccagatacTAATGGGTTGTGTCCATCTGCCAGCAGCTTGAGATAGAGAATACCAAACTGAGCTCTGTCATATCTTGGTTAAAATGAGAAAAACCAAAAATTGGAGTTTCAAAAATATTCCAGCTGGGGAGTTAAAGAATTCAAAGTCGTAACAATTCCTAGAAAGGGTTCTACAGGGGATTTCTGACCCAAAAAATGAGTCACCTGCAACTTCAtcactttagagcagtggtctcagactcaaaccctttgcagggccacattttggatttgtaggtacttggagggccgcagaaaaaattgttaatgttttattaaagaaatgacaattttgcacgaggtaaaacttgttataagtctttccttttggctaagtcttaataataataataataatattgtaatttatagctaaagagatatatggtcaagaaactgttttattactttatgattataataaacatacagaggaactcaaaatagtaccttgcagaccgcgagtttgagaccactgctctagagcgaCTAGAGGTGGCTAAACCCAGTGCTCTTGCCTCATGCTTCTCAGCCAGCCATTCAGCGTAATTCTGACATGAATCGGATTAAaacagcctgaggagtccatctgtATCAATTTTAATccaaattgaggtgttttgaggcagatagagacacttaaaatcaaatcaggaa encodes:
- the SLC39A3 gene encoding zinc transporter ZIP3: MKIVVAKVLCLLGVFSLMMLGSLLPVKIMQTDSGKALHSRKILTLCNSFSGGVLLATCFNALLPTVREKFSEVLKLGNISTDYPLAETVMLLGFFLTVFIEQAILVFQKDKPFYIDLETFNAGSDVGSDSENESPFISCSHGHNLRELSHSQHSHSRSLTMAFAASSSLRLFSLVFALSAHSIFEGLALGLQEESDKVVSLFIGVAIHETLVAVALGIRMANTLLLLKDAAKLAMLVSMMIPIGIVIGMGIASTQNLASNVVSALLQGIAGGTLLFVTFFEILVKELEEKNERLLKVLFLVLGYAVLAGLVFFKW